From one Dermacentor variabilis isolate Ectoservices chromosome 3, ASM5094787v1, whole genome shotgun sequence genomic stretch:
- the LOC142574718 gene encoding uncharacterized protein LOC142574718 has product MAPSQPHYVWSGQVPEADAPAGTPVKRRYSARRADGAKRRRQTSRQEASFLTSPDASPVACKADRHDTTYEPDNSTCTLDATLADESDEEAHANRKDYFLVHSTCLVTLLSQCRTCLAASCTVKLFYTGTRITAETECPHAHVHTWSSQPLVGTKPRGNIDLATALLFSGSSPTSALRMMRLMGVQVMSDQAFFNYQKAYLLPSVTTSEQVQASAQMEKEGLVRGLKFL; this is encoded by the exons ATGGCTCCGTCCCAGCCTCACTATGTGTGGTCTGGGCAGGTGCCGGAGGCCG acgcccctgcggggacaccTGTGAAGAGGCGTTATAGTGCTCGAAGAGCTGATGGAGCCAAACGACGGCGACAAACATCTAGACAGGAGGCCAGCTTTCTCACCTCACCTGATGCATCACCGGTAGCTTGCAAAGCTGACAGGCATGACACGACATATGAGCCAGACAACTCGACTTGTACCTTGGATGCAACATTAGCTGATGA AAGCGACGAAGAAGCGCATGCAAACCGGAAGGACTACTTCCTTGTCCACAGCACCTGCCTGGTCACCCTTCTGAGTCAGTGCCGCACTTGTTTAGCAGCTTCATGCACAGTGAAGCTGTTCTACACTGGCACACGCATTACAGCAGAAACTGAATGTCCACACGCACATGTGCATACGTGGTCCAGCCAGCCACTTGTTGGAACCAAGCCGAGGGGCAACATCGACCTGGCAACGGCTCTGCTTTTTTCCGGCTCAAGTCCTACTAGTGCTCTCAGGATGATGCGGCTGATGGGTGTGCAAGTCATGAGCGACCAGGCTTTCTTCAATTACCAGAAGGCGTACCTTCTTCCTTCAGTCACCACG AGTGAACAAGTGCAGGCAAGTGCCCAAATGGAAAAAGAGGGCCTCGTAAGAGGTCTCAAATTTCTTTGA
- the LOC142574719 gene encoding uncharacterized protein LOC142574719 produces MRLQRPDIDHHFDVWHVAKGIRKKLTAASRRAGCSAITEWTQAITNHLYWCACACGGNGDMLVAAWSSMLNHIKNRHEGHGGLYPRCLHGQSRRMRWLTADSPAYKQIERIVAAPLLLNDIRQLSPSVQTYSLESFHSVLNGFAPKSTAFTYEGMKARTLIAALHFNENSQREQGRSCDGAEQWRIKSSKVRQGTSTACALKTAPTFDYVKDLHKKVMELCAEYETFSKALAQVEESVPAAFSSRDDQRVPKRDLASHVK; encoded by the exons ATGCGGCTGCAACGTCCGGACATCGATCATCACTTCGatgtgtggcatgttgcaaagg GCATCAGGAAAAAGCTGACTGCAGCTTCCCGAAGGGCTGGATGCAGTGCCATTACAGAATGGACTCAAGCCATCACCAACCACCTGTACTGGTGTGCATGCGCTTGCGGTGGCAACGGGGACATGCTGGTGGCAGCATGGAGTAGCATGCTGAACCACATTAAGAACAGACATGAAGGACATGGTGGCCTGTACCCCCGCTGTCTTCATGGACAATCCCGCCGCATGCGATGGCTCACTGCTG ACTCTCCAGCCTACAAGCAAATTGAGCGCATTGTGGCAGCACCACTGTTGCTGAACGACATCCGCCAGTTGTCACCATCTGTCCAGACATACAGCCTGGAGTCCTTCCACAGTGTTCTAAATGGTTTTGCCCCAAAGTCAACTGCATTCACATATGAAGGCATGAAGGCCCG CACACTGATTGCTGCGCTTCATTTCAATGAGAACTCCCAGCGAGAGCAAGGAAGGAGCTGTGATGGTGCAGAACAGTGGCGAATAAAGTCATCCAAGGTCAGGCAAGGTACCTCAACAGCATGTGCACTCAAGACAGCTCCCACATTTG actaTGTGAAAGACCTGCACAAGAAAGTGATGGAGCTGTGCGCAGAGTATGAAACATTCTCCAAAGCACTTGCACAAGTAGAGGAAAGTGTTCCAGCTGCATTCTCATCTCGGGATGACCAAAGAGTGCCCAAGAGAGACCTTGCATCCCATGTTAAATAA
- the LOC142574141 gene encoding uncharacterized protein LOC142574141 → MDPDNDTLARDSGLNFSDLSTDERDLLLRARAAGVVAYYDGALDTGSPERESIEGSSDATSGEEDSMDMPSRLSSTDWCECGHCQVLANFLEHECLCCREMGAPVSLAQPQGCITEHPDFNVLCLNVAVLRVAYLELRSWGHTMDDEMHK, encoded by the exons atggaccctgacaacgacacattggctcgcgattctgggctcaacttcagcgatttgagcactgacgagcgcgacctgctgctgagggctcgcgctgccggcgtcgttgcgtactatgACGGCgccctcgacaccggctctccggagcgggaaagcatcGAGGGGAGCAGCGATGCGACCTCGGGCGAAGAAGACAGTATGGACATGCCGTCGCGACTTTCAAGCACAGACTG GTGCGAATGTGGACACTGCCAGGTGCTCGCGAACTTCCTCGAGCACGAGTGTCTGTGCTGTCGCGAGATGGGTGCACCCGTAAGTCTCGCCCAACCGCAGGGTTGCATCACGGAACATCCCGACTTCAATGTTCTGTGTCTGAACGTTGCCGTGCTCCGTGTGGCCTACCTGGAACTTCGTTCATGGGGGCACACCATGGACGATGAAATGCACAAGTAA
- the LOC142574720 gene encoding uncharacterized protein LOC142574720, with translation MGDRETEAQDDKTAIITYMGAIMQLDAEIEAAKAEADAIEEELLIVHNLMMTIDSVTERSVNRDRWSFSRRTRWFEETVPLLGENFFKRAFRVTPATFRYIVDAMRPLLERQNTNMREAITLDKRVAISLYRLCSSAEDRSVAELFAVGRSTVNVAYRELCEAVIHTMEAE, from the coding sequence ATGGGTGACAGAGAGACAGAGGCTCAAGATGACAAGACTGCTATCATAACCTATATGGGTGCGATCATGCAGCTTGATGCCGAGATTGAGGCGGCAAAAGCGGAAGCCGACGCCATCGAGGAAGAGCTGCTGATCGTCCACAATTTGATGATGACGATAGACTCGGTGACCGAACGAAGCGTCAACAGAGATAGATGGTCGTTCTCTCGCCGGACGAGGTGGTTTGAGGAGACTGTGCCATTGCTTGGTGAGAATTTTTTCAAACGTGCATTCCGCGTAACGCCGGCGACATTTCGCTACATCGTGGACGCCATGAGACCGCTGCTCGAGCGTCAGAACACGAACATGCGTGAAGCCATCACGCTCGATAAACGTGTCGCGATTTCCTTGTACCGGTTGTGTTCTTCAGCCGAAGACCGTAGTGTCGCCGAATTGTTTGCTGTGGGACGCTCAACCGTCAACGTGGCCTATAGAGAGTTGTGCGAGGCTGTTATCCACACTATGGAGGCGGAGTAG